A genome region from Flavobacterium sp. includes the following:
- a CDS encoding PKD domain-containing protein, translating to MKKALLLLLFIATISCYKETSIAVEGDFTTLYVNAKESVPVIIKIDSKITGADKYEWTFEGGSPSSSSLKNPGEILYDKQGTYTIKLRASNADGESKEISKTVLIREGINIDFTHEIVKSSYSPVEVVITNNTLGEGLTYKWDFQDGIPASFTGKTPPNVVFTSPGEHVITLTVSNGLETQKVTKTITVEPLLVSQFSYAPRFENDDYQSPVTINFSNKSISATKYEWTFEGGNPAVSTEENPTVVFTTIGTHEVTLEASNDKTSKVFKSTITVQPNTNLRILTNIKLGINAAHNNNNIGAMFSTTTRQVYKANEINDQNSSLIDIAFQGLNSNLTYNKFISPDQVNNYGFLSLKNAQSTIFVNSQNLCNCGLNFTETQFDAMVNDAPIKSLNINYSAAGEQQFGYAYPRIVLFKTQDGRKGAIKIKDMVKNGTSSYILCDIKVQKQ from the coding sequence ATGAAAAAAGCTTTACTCTTACTACTATTTATTGCAACAATTTCCTGCTATAAAGAAACTTCTATAGCTGTCGAAGGCGATTTTACGACTTTGTATGTCAATGCTAAAGAATCGGTGCCGGTTATCATTAAAATTGACAGCAAAATCACTGGAGCAGATAAATACGAATGGACTTTTGAAGGAGGAAGCCCAAGTTCTTCATCTTTGAAAAATCCGGGAGAAATCCTGTATGATAAGCAGGGAACATATACAATAAAACTTAGAGCGTCAAATGCTGATGGCGAGAGTAAAGAAATCAGCAAAACGGTTTTAATTAGAGAAGGAATCAATATTGATTTTACGCATGAAATTGTAAAAAGCAGTTATTCTCCTGTTGAGGTAGTTATAACAAACAATACTCTTGGAGAAGGACTTACTTATAAATGGGATTTTCAGGACGGAATACCGGCATCTTTTACTGGGAAAACACCTCCAAATGTTGTTTTTACGAGTCCAGGAGAACACGTAATTACTTTAACGGTTTCTAATGGACTTGAAACTCAAAAAGTAACGAAAACCATTACAGTTGAACCGCTTTTAGTAAGCCAGTTTTCATATGCGCCTAGATTTGAAAACGATGATTATCAGTCGCCTGTTACAATTAATTTTAGTAATAAATCAATCAGTGCAACAAAATACGAATGGACTTTTGAAGGAGGAAATCCTGCAGTATCAACTGAAGAAAACCCAACAGTTGTTTTTACAACCATTGGCACACACGAAGTTACACTTGAAGCATCAAATGATAAAACAAGCAAGGTTTTTAAATCAACAATAACAGTCCAACCAAATACAAATCTGCGAATTCTGACCAATATTAAATTAGGCATAAATGCAGCACACAACAATAATAATATTGGTGCAATGTTTTCGACCACAACCAGACAAGTGTATAAAGCAAATGAAATCAATGATCAGAACAGCAGTTTGATAGATATTGCATTTCAGGGGTTAAACAGTAATTTGACATACAACAAATTCATTTCACCGGATCAAGTCAATAACTATGGATTTTTGTCACTCAAAAATGCTCAGAGTACCATTTTTGTAAATTCCCAAAATCTTTGCAACTGCGGATTAAATTTTACCGAAACACAGTTTGATGCCATGGTAAATGATGCTCCAATAAAATCATTAAATATTAATTACAGTGCCGCTGGAGAACAGCAATTTGGTTATGCATATCCAAGAATTGTTTTGTTCAAAACACAAGACGGTCGAAAAGGAGCAATCAAAATAAAAGATATGGTAAAAAACGGAACCAGCTCTTATATTTTATGCGACATCAAAGTACAAAAACAATAA
- a CDS encoding fibronectin type III domain-containing protein: protein MKNLLNRIYLFVLTLFFSLNGYAQLFPVQLTPVFNSPYSVKISDYATSMDVKMRLMVNPTDVSINNRQVRLKLYIQGNGLNIQTSDYATEQRPIFINGGELQTLSNTDISALFRLENLQGITAQQYVNGLPEGMYNFCFEMYDYITNQKISQKSCASLYLILNDPPLLNTPQKSEQVAASDFPNIMFTWTPRQMNATNISYKFELKQLLDPTLDPQFAFQMAPVLYEETLFSTALLYNLSMPILTPGMRYAWRVRAISTTGLSENAVFKNDGYSEIYSFKYTASCAAPTFLLSEAQGPNSVKITWQGVPEHTKYQVQYKKQDVRNAQWFSTNSLNTQSLITNLEPGVTYQFRVGLSCDAASDGIQSFTYSNLSTFTTPTQTNGVQAYNCGIIPKVNIQNQKPLDNLIQSETFTAGDFPVTVLELSGHSPYSGRGYIIVPYLKDTKIAVEFNNILINTDYQLISGVVETSYNSDWKNVTDLEDFTGEGKSGKIEESVSFEIGKIVINPNGDIIVNGKNGEQVTIPGGKDTVITDGTGKIYTLDKNGDGTNEATEPAVGGKSTASNTDGVDKNGQVIEFMAKGISIAFSNNEDTSKGEKSKYAFDVIPENAGESLKKLYKQVGKTALPYKAVVNGQSDTVLATVTLTDDKIKLEDVVFKTESGGKVDFVRNDKTFILTVKGKLTYAEEQILAVIQQGEKWKVIGAFMLVHISPKEVNVALVPTDDDSKTKLDDIIKDTQKIYNKVGVKVNFTKEPVLNINSVVSGNVIQTEKNTITSTYSAQQQEINSLYQSTESSYVLFMTNKTSSTGQQGYMRLNGQFGYVFNSGNVLSKTAAHELGHGIFKLEHPFEVYKTIEKSTDFLMDYSSGTVLSHLDWKQINDTAFKLYAFQSQNSGKYETDGHYSTVYLVSIMLGMNPDIALKLAKAAEAPDTTIHSETKFELNDTWGHLDGSQQTIHSLTGGFHGIEEFFTAVKFLNPQENDISELGKLLHRFGDSYAHSEINNLKPSDIKENIDLSNADSITVQKYIDAWKMESEISLKSEVKPWIKFFNYYLTKYGIKFLNDTSLQISIFKGKTLKQVLKDVYLSNKSKDFIMYGNPILTAEHITTDGGYPDQIYLRTDWYLMYVQNLSWLISEKFKLNQTKLDLEIFKKMTRFVSKNKCSMKGIIDYEISRKLNKKVFYIPVFYSEPQRVLASGDAIFKTNYLKVAEDIVKNTSKYLIEQGILQKNIKVEEIDNWFNPKINIEGVFVTEAFKITIK from the coding sequence ATGAAGAATCTTTTAAATAGAATATATCTTTTTGTCCTAACGCTATTTTTTAGCTTAAATGGTTATGCGCAATTATTTCCTGTGCAGTTGACACCAGTTTTCAACAGTCCGTATAGTGTGAAAATATCCGACTATGCCACAAGTATGGATGTCAAAATGCGCCTGATGGTAAACCCGACAGATGTTTCGATAAACAACAGGCAGGTACGCTTAAAGCTTTATATTCAGGGCAACGGACTTAATATACAAACAAGTGATTATGCTACTGAGCAAAGACCTATTTTTATAAATGGAGGTGAACTTCAGACATTGAGCAATACCGATATTTCAGCATTATTTAGGCTTGAAAACCTACAAGGCATCACAGCACAACAATATGTCAACGGACTGCCTGAAGGAATGTATAATTTTTGTTTTGAAATGTATGATTACATCACAAACCAAAAAATATCCCAGAAAAGTTGTGCTAGTTTATATTTAATATTAAACGATCCGCCTTTATTAAATACGCCACAAAAAAGCGAACAAGTTGCGGCAAGCGATTTCCCTAATATCATGTTCACCTGGACACCACGCCAGATGAACGCGACCAATATTTCGTATAAGTTCGAATTAAAACAGCTTCTTGACCCAACATTAGATCCGCAGTTTGCTTTTCAGATGGCACCTGTTTTGTATGAGGAAACACTCTTCAGCACTGCTTTGTTGTATAATTTAAGCATGCCAATCCTGACGCCGGGAATGCGATATGCATGGCGCGTAAGAGCAATATCAACAACAGGATTATCTGAAAATGCCGTTTTCAAAAATGATGGATACAGCGAAATCTATTCCTTTAAATATACCGCTTCTTGTGCCGCTCCAACCTTTTTGTTAAGCGAAGCTCAGGGACCAAACAGTGTTAAAATAACCTGGCAGGGAGTGCCAGAACATACCAAATATCAGGTACAGTATAAAAAACAAGACGTGCGTAATGCGCAATGGTTTTCGACAAACAGTTTAAATACTCAGAGTTTGATTACCAATTTAGAACCTGGAGTAACGTATCAGTTTCGTGTAGGTTTGAGCTGTGATGCCGCATCAGATGGTATTCAGTCATTTACTTATTCTAATTTAAGCACTTTTACCACGCCAACACAAACAAATGGAGTTCAAGCTTACAATTGCGGAATTATTCCTAAAGTTAATATTCAGAATCAGAAACCTCTTGACAATTTAATTCAGAGCGAGACTTTTACTGCTGGTGATTTTCCTGTTACGGTTTTGGAATTATCAGGACACAGCCCTTATTCAGGACGTGGTTATATCATTGTGCCTTATTTAAAAGATACTAAAATTGCCGTTGAGTTCAATAATATTTTAATTAATACAGATTATCAATTAATCAGCGGAGTTGTAGAGACAAGTTACAATTCAGATTGGAAAAATGTTACTGATTTAGAAGATTTTACCGGAGAAGGAAAAAGCGGAAAAATAGAAGAAAGCGTTTCGTTTGAAATTGGGAAAATAGTTATTAACCCGAATGGAGACATAATCGTAAACGGTAAAAACGGTGAACAAGTTACCATTCCAGGCGGAAAAGACACAGTAATTACAGATGGTACAGGGAAAATTTATACTTTAGATAAAAACGGAGACGGTACTAATGAAGCAACTGAACCTGCAGTTGGTGGAAAATCAACAGCTTCCAACACAGACGGAGTTGACAAAAACGGTCAAGTAATAGAGTTTATGGCCAAAGGAATTAGTATTGCTTTTTCAAACAATGAAGATACAAGTAAGGGAGAAAAAAGCAAGTACGCCTTTGATGTAATACCTGAAAATGCCGGAGAAAGTTTGAAAAAACTGTATAAACAAGTCGGCAAAACAGCCTTGCCTTATAAAGCCGTTGTAAATGGGCAGAGCGATACCGTGTTGGCAACAGTTACCCTAACAGATGATAAAATCAAGCTTGAGGATGTCGTTTTCAAAACCGAAAGCGGGGGCAAAGTTGATTTTGTTAGAAATGATAAAACTTTCATTCTGACTGTAAAAGGTAAATTGACTTACGCAGAAGAGCAAATTTTAGCAGTAATACAACAAGGTGAAAAATGGAAAGTAATAGGTGCTTTTATGCTTGTGCATATTTCACCGAAAGAAGTAAATGTTGCTTTGGTTCCAACTGATGATGATTCAAAAACCAAGCTCGATGACATTATTAAAGATACCCAGAAGATTTATAATAAAGTTGGTGTAAAAGTTAATTTTACTAAAGAGCCCGTTTTAAACATTAACAGCGTAGTTTCGGGTAATGTCATACAGACAGAAAAAAATACAATTACTTCAACATACAGTGCGCAACAGCAAGAAATCAATAGCTTGTATCAATCGACAGAATCGAGTTATGTACTTTTTATGACTAATAAAACTTCCAGTACAGGACAGCAGGGGTATATGCGTTTGAATGGACAGTTTGGTTATGTGTTTAATTCAGGAAATGTATTATCCAAAACAGCAGCACATGAACTCGGTCACGGAATTTTTAAATTAGAACATCCTTTTGAAGTCTATAAAACTATAGAAAAAAGCACTGATTTTTTAATGGATTATAGTTCAGGAACAGTTTTAAGCCATCTCGACTGGAAACAGATTAATGATACTGCATTTAAATTATATGCGTTTCAAAGTCAGAATAGTGGGAAATATGAAACGGATGGACATTACTCTACGGTTTATTTAGTATCTATTATGTTGGGAATGAATCCAGATATAGCTTTAAAATTGGCTAAAGCTGCAGAAGCACCAGATACCACCATTCATAGTGAAACAAAATTTGAATTGAATGATACTTGGGGACATTTGGATGGTTCTCAACAAACTATACATTCATTAACAGGAGGTTTTCACGGTATAGAAGAATTTTTTACTGCAGTTAAATTTTTAAATCCTCAAGAAAATGATATAAGTGAGCTTGGTAAATTATTACATAGATTTGGAGATAGTTATGCTCACTCAGAAATAAATAACTTGAAACCTAGTGATATTAAAGAAAATATTGATTTAAGTAATGCTGATTCAATAACTGTACAAAAATATATTGATGCATGGAAAATGGAATCTGAAATTTCATTGAAAAGTGAAGTTAAACCTTGGATAAAATTTTTTAATTATTATTTAACAAAATATGGCATTAAGTTTTTAAATGATACATCACTTCAGATTTCAATATTTAAAGGAAAAACTCTTAAACAAGTTTTAAAAGATGTTTATTTAAGTAATAAGTCCAAAGACTTTATAATGTACGGAAATCCTATTCTTACAGCAGAACATATTACGACAGATGGTGGTTATCCAGATCAAATCTATTTAAGAACTGATTGGTACTTAATGTATGTTCAAAATTTATCCTGGTTAATTTCAGAAAAATTTAAATTAAACCAAACAAAATTAGATTTAGAGATTTTTAAAAAAATGACAAGATTTGTTTCAAAAAACAAATGTTCTATGAAAGGTATTATTGACTATGAGATATCAAGAAAATTAAATAAAAAGGTATTTTATATACCAGTTTTTTATTCAGAACCTCAAAGAGTATTGGCATCTGGAGATGCTATTTTTAAAACAAATTATTTGAAAGTAGCAGAAGATATTGTTAAAAATACATCAAAGTATTTAATAGAACAAGGTATTTTGCAAAAGAATATTAAAGTTGAAGAAATTGATAATTGGTTTAATCCAAAAATAAATATAGAAGGTGTATTTGTTACAGAAGCTTTTAAAATAACAATTAAATAA
- a CDS encoding 3'-5' exonuclease: MSLFNFWKKEENLFDENITIEETRFVVLDTETTGFDYENDRILCIGALVMQNGVISVQDSFEIYLEQDHYDKSTAQIHGILKDLLIKRPTELEALQQFLEFLGDSVIIAHHTIFDVTIINKALERNGLPVLNNKTLDTAYLYKRTLIKSHLFERKDHYTLDDLADKFDISKKDRHTALGDAYITAIAFLKIVKKLKEKKEINLNSLFK, encoded by the coding sequence ATGAGTTTATTCAATTTTTGGAAAAAAGAAGAAAATCTATTTGATGAAAATATCACAATTGAGGAAACTCGTTTTGTGGTTTTAGATACCGAAACGACAGGTTTTGATTACGAAAATGACCGAATTTTATGTATTGGTGCTTTAGTTATGCAAAATGGAGTTATTTCTGTTCAGGATAGTTTTGAAATCTATCTTGAACAAGATCATTATGATAAATCGACTGCACAAATTCATGGTATTTTAAAAGATCTGCTTATAAAACGTCCGACGGAATTAGAGGCTTTGCAACAGTTTTTGGAATTTTTAGGCGATTCTGTAATTATTGCGCATCATACTATTTTTGATGTTACAATCATCAACAAAGCATTAGAACGTAATGGGCTTCCGGTCTTAAATAACAAAACTTTAGATACAGCGTATTTATATAAAAGAACTTTGATTAAATCTCATTTATTTGAACGCAAAGATCATTACACTTTAGACGATCTTGCTGATAAGTTTGATATTTCTAAAAAAGACCGTCATACTGCTTTAGGTGATGCTTACATTACTGCTATCGCATTTCTTAAAATTGTGAAGAAGTTGAAAGAGAAAAAAGAAATCAATTTGAATTCTCTTTTTAAATAA
- a CDS encoding DUF294 nucleotidyltransferase-like domain-containing protein: protein MKNTISQRVADFLKGFPPFNFLHQKDLEKLSEQISIIYKEKDAVIFAENDKTHDSFYVVHKGAVALKKSTKNSVLDMCDEGDIFGLRPLLAQENYIMEAVAHEESILYAIPIAVFKPYALENRNVGNFLIESYASNTRNPYSDIHKDKLYGDDLLNENLHSSNHSFDLTPIKYSKKIVTCSPSTTVKDIAKIMGKKKVGAILIVDEMLPIGILTDKDLRNKVVTGDFPITTTAETIMTKPVITYPKKMTVTEAQMAMMKSNISHLCLTKDGTVNTKAVGILSKHDVMVALGNNPAVLIKALKRTKKIKEIKPIRNQIMQLLQGYLDQNIPMTLITKIITELNEACTNRVIEICLDKMSSPPPVKFAWLALGSQGRGEQMLHTDQDNAIVYENVNEVFRDETKIYFLKLSGLVNKGLFDIGYDYCPAEMMASNPKWCMSLDEWKTQVHYWITNPGKNEVLLSFIFFDYSSTYGDTEIVNHLSDYIFETIKANPIFYMHLVSGALQSPSPTGFFRQFLVEQDGANKDNFDIKRRALMPLTDAARVLILSHSVKSISNTAERFEKLAELEPTNRELYLSCSYSFKALLKFRTKQGLLHHDSGQFIALESLSKMEKIKLKRTFKTIKELQELISVRFNISNLV, encoded by the coding sequence ATGAAAAATACCATTTCGCAAAGAGTTGCCGACTTTTTAAAAGGATTTCCACCGTTTAATTTTTTGCATCAGAAAGATTTAGAAAAACTATCTGAACAGATTTCTATTATTTATAAAGAAAAAGATGCTGTGATTTTTGCCGAAAATGATAAAACACATGATTCTTTTTATGTCGTTCATAAAGGCGCTGTTGCGTTGAAAAAAAGCACTAAAAATAGCGTTTTAGACATGTGTGACGAAGGTGACATTTTTGGATTACGTCCGCTTTTGGCACAGGAAAACTATATTATGGAAGCTGTGGCACATGAAGAAAGTATTCTCTATGCGATTCCAATTGCTGTTTTCAAACCTTATGCGCTTGAAAACAGAAATGTTGGTAATTTCCTGATTGAAAGTTATGCCTCAAACACCCGAAATCCTTATTCAGACATTCATAAAGATAAACTGTATGGCGATGATCTTCTGAATGAAAATCTGCATTCAAGTAATCATTCATTTGATTTAACACCCATCAAATATTCAAAAAAAATAGTAACCTGCAGTCCTTCCACCACTGTAAAGGATATTGCTAAAATTATGGGCAAAAAGAAAGTAGGAGCCATTTTGATTGTGGATGAAATGCTTCCTATTGGTATATTAACTGATAAAGATCTTCGAAATAAGGTTGTTACTGGCGATTTTCCAATTACAACAACTGCCGAAACGATAATGACAAAACCAGTTATTACGTATCCGAAAAAAATGACGGTTACAGAGGCACAAATGGCCATGATGAAAAGTAATATCAGTCATTTATGTCTAACAAAAGACGGAACTGTTAATACCAAAGCAGTTGGAATTTTATCCAAACATGATGTCATGGTTGCACTTGGAAATAATCCTGCAGTTTTGATAAAAGCTTTAAAACGCACGAAAAAAATCAAAGAAATAAAACCTATTCGCAACCAAATAATGCAGTTACTTCAGGGATATCTGGACCAAAATATTCCGATGACTTTAATTACCAAAATCATAACTGAACTTAATGAAGCCTGTACAAATCGAGTTATAGAAATTTGTCTTGATAAAATGAGCAGTCCGCCGCCGGTAAAATTTGCATGGCTGGCTCTCGGAAGCCAAGGAAGAGGCGAACAAATGCTGCATACAGATCAGGACAATGCAATTGTATATGAAAATGTAAATGAAGTTTTTAGAGACGAAACTAAAATATATTTCTTAAAACTCTCCGGACTTGTTAATAAAGGCCTTTTTGATATTGGTTATGATTATTGCCCTGCCGAAATGATGGCTTCGAACCCAAAATGGTGCATGAGCCTTGATGAATGGAAAACTCAGGTTCATTACTGGATTACCAATCCCGGAAAAAATGAAGTTTTACTTTCATTCATTTTCTTTGATTACAGCTCTACGTATGGCGATACTGAAATCGTCAATCACTTATCTGACTATATTTTTGAGACAATTAAAGCCAATCCTATTTTCTATATGCATTTGGTGAGCGGTGCATTGCAAAGCCCTTCGCCTACTGGATTTTTCAGACAGTTTTTAGTTGAACAGGACGGTGCAAATAAAGATAATTTTGATATTAAAAGAAGGGCTTTAATGCCTTTAACGGATGCTGCCAGGGTTTTGATTTTATCTCATTCGGTAAAATCAATCAGCAATACGGCTGAACGTTTTGAAAAATTAGCAGAACTTGAACCTACAAACAGAGAATTGTATTTATCGTGTTCGTATTCGTTTAAAGCTTTATTGAAATTTAGAACCAAGCAAGGACTTTTGCATCATGATTCAGGACAGTTTATTGCTTTGGAATCTTTATCCAAAATGGAAAAAATTAAACTGAAACGTACTTTTAAAACTATTAAAGAGCTTCAGGAATTGATTTCAGTACGTTTTAATATCTCAAATCTGGTATAA